DNA sequence from the Halichoerus grypus chromosome 8, mHalGry1.hap1.1, whole genome shotgun sequence genome:
TAAGTGGTCATGAGGGAGTAAGTTCATGGCTACCCCAAGGTTCTTGAAATAGGGTTCTGTCATTTTCTGAACCTGCATtatgcaatataaaaataaaattttaactaagTCCACAtaggaaaattattatttctacCAACATTTAATATGTAAAACTACCTTATCTGAGAAGACAGGAATTATGAAGACCTATGGGGAACGAGAGTGTTTTATATTAGCTTTCAGACCCCCATAATAATGATGACAAGTGGTAAAGAATTATAACTTATTTATGAAATTCTCCAGATTATTTTATCAGTATTAAACAGAAGTTAAAGGGTGCCTGGGgcctcagtcagttaggcatttgcctttggctcaggtcatgatactgggggcctgggatcgagccctgcattgggctccctgctcagcagagattctgcttctccctttctctctccctctgcctttccctctgctcatgctcaactctctgtctctcaaataaataaatgcaatctttttttataaaaataaacaaaaattattccAACTAAATACAACATACTTTGGTGAATAAATTTATTCAGCAAGTTGTTTTCCATGAATAATATGTATTAGGCAGCAGTATTGAAGAAGGATTTGTGAAAGTGTTGACTATAAATGGCTTTGCTGTATAGCCTTGCTATTTTACATGTTACTGTACCATTAACACCAATCATAGAATTGTCTTCATGTGTTGTCAGTTACCTAGTACTGTGTGAAATGCAGTCTTATCTAAGTGTGTCATGTATATGTAAATAGATCTACTTTCTCTATTGTATAGAGAAATTTACCTATTACTCCATAATTGGCATCTGAGCAGTACTGTTTTGAGAGGAAGAGGTACAGTTTATTTAATATACATGAGTAAATGCCATTTCTCAATGTATTCAAAGgctgtatattaaaaaattttaaataaaaagtaggaaatagaaacaaaaaagcaCATAATAAAGGAAGAGAATCTAAATATCAGTAAGGTCCATTCTttggcttttattattataattacccTTCCCACTGGTCAAAATGATCTACTTTTACATCATAGTGATTCCATTTGTAATTGTTTAGAGTCAAGGCTACAGTAGTCACAGTTGTGtaagtttactttttttcccagaaaagaacatttcttaTGACTGAAGAAACCTGGCCAGGCTTCAGATACCGACTCTTCAGTTTTGACATAGCTGCCTTCACTTCTTTGTTCCTTAGAGTGTAGATAACCGGGTTTAAGATGGGAGTAAAGATGGTGTAAAACACAGCAAGGACTTTGTCAACAGAATAACCGCTGAAGGGCCACACATAGATGAAGATGCATGGTCCAAAGAACAGTGTGACCACAGTGATATGAGCAGTCAGTGTGGAGCAGGCCTTTGCCATGCTAGCAGACGAGCGGTTCCTAACAGTGATAAGTATCACAGTGTAGGAGACAACCAAGAGGAGAAAGGAGCTCATAGAAAGAAAGCCACTGTCTGCAACTATAAGTAGGCTGACAACATAAGTGTCTATGCAGGCCAGCTTGGTCACTAGAGGGAGGTCACAGAAAAAACTGTTCACCTGATTTGGGCCACAAAAAGGCAAGTTAACAGTAAATGCCAACTGGCTAGTAGTATGGATGAAACCCACAAGCCAGGAGATGAGAACGAAAATAATACACACACGGCTACTCATTACTGTCATGTAGTGGAGAGGTTTGCATATAGCAACATTACGGTCATAAGCCATGGATACAAGGAGCACCATTTCACTGCCAGTGAAAAGGTGAACACAGAAAATCTGGGCCAGGCAGGCATTAAAAGAAATAGTCTTGTGCTCCACCAGAAAGTCTGCAATCATTTTGGGGGTAGCAAAAGAGGCAacacat
Encoded proteins:
- the LOC118555063 gene encoding olfactory receptor 4K15, with amino-acid sequence MNETNHSWVTEFVLLGLSNSQELQPFLFLIFSLLYLAILLGNFLIILTVTSDSRLHTPMYFLLANLSFIDICVASFATPKMIADFLVEHKTISFNACLAQIFCVHLFTGSEMVLLVSMAYDRNVAICKPLHYMTVMSSRVCIIFVLISWLVGFIHTTSQLAFTVNLPFCGPNQVNSFFCDLPLVTKLACIDTYVVSLLIVADSGFLSMSSFLLLVVSYTVILITVRNRSSASMAKACSTLTAHITVVTLFFGPCIFIYVWPFSGYSVDKVLAVFYTIFTPILNPVIYTLRNKEVKAAMSKLKSRYLKPGQVSSVIRNVLFWEKK